In the Fibrobacterota bacterium genome, GTGCAGGGCCGTGCCGCTGTGGTTGGGGCCGGTGAGGCAGCCGCCGCGGAATACCGCGGTATGCATGCCGAAGTAGCGCCCGTATTCCTGCACCAGGACGTCGGCCGCCACTTTGGAGGCCCCGAAAAGCGAGTGCTTGCTCTGGTCGATGCTCATGTCCTCGGCGATGCCGCGACGGTAACGGTGCGAGGGATCGATTTCCCAGCGTTTCTCCTGTTCGACCAGCGGCAGGAAGTTGGGCAGGTCGCCGTAGACCTTGTTGGTGGAGGTGAAGATGAACACCGCTTCGGGGCAGTTCTCGCGGGCGGCCTGCAACATGTTCAAGGTGCCGTTGGCGTTGACGGTGAAGTCCGAGAAGGGATCTCCGGCGGCCCAATCGTGGGAAGGCTGCGCGGCGGTGTGGATGATGAGCTTGATGTCCTTCCCGTAGGACTTGAGGAGGGCGCGGATGCCCTCCGTATCGCGGATATCCATGTCCCTGTGGACGTATCCCTTGACCTCCGCCTCGAGGCGCTGGCGGTTCCAGGCGGTGGAGGCCTCGGCCCCGAAGAAGAATTTTCGCATGTCGTTATCGATGCCGACGACCTGCATGCCTTTGGCGGCGAAGTGCCGGACCGCTTCGGATCCGATGAGTCCGGCGGAACCGGTGATGAGTGCGATGCTCATGGACGCTCTCCCAGGGACGGATTCAGGACAGATAGCGGCCGCGCGTGCCGCGGCTGCCCGAAGGGGCAGGCAGGCAAATTTAGCATTCGGCCGGGTAACTGTCTCCGCCGGGATCCCCCTTTTGCTATTTTGGCCGCACCAGACGACGGAGACGGCCCCTGCGAATCGGAATCTTCTTCAACGCGCGCCGCAACCAAGGCGGGCTCTACCAATACGCGGTGCGCCTGGTGCAATGCCTGGCCGCCTACGGCCCCGCCGGGCACGAGTACGTGCTGTTTTCCGCCACCTTGAAACCCCTGCCCTTCGAGGTCGCGAATCCGAAATGGAAGGTGATCGCCCTGTCCCGCGCGTCCCTATTCCCGCGTCTGGGCATCGAGGCGGCCCTGATGTACCTGGCCAAGCTCGGGTTCATCCGGCGCCTTCCGGTGCTGCCCCGCTACCGGGCCGTCGATCGGGAGAAGATCGATCTGATGCTCTACGTCAAGCCATCGATCCAATCCTTCCTCTGGCCATATCGTTCCGTCTTCCCGGTACATGATTTGCAGCACCTTTGGCAGCGGGAGTTCCCGGAGGTTTCGGCCGGAGGCGAATGGTCGCGGCGGGAATACATGTACCGCAACGCCGTACCCGCGGCGGCGGCCATCCTGGCGGATTCGGATACCGGCGTCGAGGATGTCCTGCGGGCCTACGGGCCTCCGCGAGCGCGGGTCCATGCCCTGCAGCACCTGGCCCCTACCCATTTCCTGCCGCCCGTGACCCCGGCCGATCTCGAGCGCACGCAAGCGGCTTACCGTTTGCCGCCGGAGTACCTGTTCTACGGGGCGGTCTTCTGGCCCCACAAGAACCATGCGCGCCTGCTGAAGGCGATGCGCCTGCTCAAGGACCAAAAAGGGTTTTCGGTTCCGCTCCTCCTGGCGGGCGGTCCCCGTTTCGAATACGAGCGGCTGGCGGCCCTCAAGGACGAGCTGGGGTTGGGCGATCAGGTGCGTTTCCTGGGCTACGTCCCGGACGAGGACATGTACCCCTTGTACCGGCAGGCGTTGGCCTTGGTGATGCCCACCTTCTTCGGGCCCAGTAACATCCCCTTCCTCGAGGCGTGGGCCAACGATTGCCCCGTGCTGACATCCAACGTGCCCGGCCTGCCCGAGCAAGTGGGGGACGCTGGGCTCGTCTTCGACCCGCGCAGCGAGCAGTCCATCGCCGACGCGATCTGGAAGCTCTATACCGATGCCGAGGCGCGGGGGCGCATGATCGCCAGCGGGCGCGCCAAGGTGGCCGCGTGGACCCCCAAAGAATACGCCGCCCGCCTCTCCGGCATCCTGGATGCGGCCTATCGGGCCGCGCCTTAGGCTCGCCGAGGCTTCAACCCCGCCTGATTTTCCAAAGGATCTTGCGCAGGATCACGCCCGGCCTGCGGCGCGTGCGCCTGAAATAGTCGGCCACGGCGCGCCGGCCCTCGAGGTTTTCCGCCAGGGGGAGCCGCTCCACCCGCAAGCGGCGATCGGCCACCTCCACGTCGAAGACGGCGGTATCGGGGTTATGCGTGCCGCCTCCGTCGTTGCCGATGTTGTTCAGCATGGAAACGCCCGGGTACAAAGTGAGCATCCCCTTGAGGAAAGCGGTCGCGTACCAGCGGATGGCCCACGAGTCGTTCTTGCCCGCGATCTGGCGCTTGAGCATCCGCGTGTAGGGATAGGCGCCGTCCAGATCGAATTCCCGCGTGAGTTTGCGCGCGCGCAGCTCGGCCAGGAGTTTCGGCCCGTCGGGATCGAAATGCGACCAGGCCCGCGCCCAAGTGGCCCATCCCCAGCAATCGGCGCCGCGCAGGAAAAACGTTTCCGGCAGGGCGCGTCGCACCGGGAAGATATAGGCGGCGATGCTGGCCACCTGCCCGTCGTCCCGGTATAGTTCCAGGCCGTCGTTCATGTAGCGAAGGAAATGGGGCGAAGTCACCATATCGTCCTCGAGGACGATGACGCGGCCATGGGCGCGCACCAGATCGGTCACGCCGCCCACGATGGAGCGGGAAAGGCCGAGGTTGCTTTCGCGCTCAACCAGGACCGCCCGCTTGAATCCACGGAGGTCGCGCAAGGCAGCGCGTAGCGCCTGTACCTTGGGCAAGTCGGATTCCCGCTTCGGGCCGTCGGAGAAAATGGTCAGCTCGCTTTCGGCGGCCAAGGGGTTGGCTCGCAGCGCCTCCAGGGTACGCAGGGCGTGGTCGAGGCGATTGTAGACGAAGAGGGCGACGGGAGCAAGGCGCATCCGCGGGAAAACTAGCAATCCGGCCGCGTCATGGACCTCGGCGCGCGGCGGCGCGGGCCGGTGGCAACAGGTCCGGGGCGCCCGGCAGGATCAAGCGCGCGGCGGCGGGGCTTCCGTCGGGGAGCGCCCGTTCCAGCAGGCCCCGTGGCCCCGCGGAGTAGGCGCGGGCTTTGCCGGCGAGGGCGAGGCGGAGGAACGGCGCCTGCCCGGTCCGGCCTTTCCAAATGATTTTTCCATCCAGCGCGCAAGTAATGCCCGCGCTATCGGTCCCGCATTGGTAGTTGCCGGCCCAGGCCCCCAAGGCGCGGGGGTTGGATACGCCGTGGATGCGTTCTTCGCGTACGCGTTGGCCCGGAAGCGCGCCGCAGAGCACGTTCGCGCGGGCTTCGTTGCCGTACATGTCGCCTTCCGCGATGTAATCCCGCTTCGCGTAGAGCTGTATGTCCCGGTTGTGGAAAAGGATGTTGCCCGTAACCTTATGGTTACGGGTATTGTGGAGGAAGATCCCGATGTCCGCGTTGGCTACCACGTTGCCGGATACCTCCATCCCCCAGGTGCCATCGTCAAGGTAAATGCCAATGGCGCTGGTGGAGGCATCGCCCGTACCCTCGGCATTGCCCAAGGTATTCAGGACCGAGTTTCCCCGGATAACGGAGCCGGTGGATCCCGGTTTGGCGTAATCGCCGGCCCAAGTGTAAATGCCTCCCGCGTCGTCGAGGAGCAAGCAGGAGGAATCCACCAGGTTGGATTCGATACGCGCGTAGCGGCCCTCGAAGCGGATGCCGCACTGGGCGGATGCGATGAAGAGGTTCCCCTCCGCCTCCACGCTGTCGCCGTAGAATTCCAACGCGTTCCCGCGGCAGCATTTTCCGCCGAAGCCGGCCCTTCCCAGCCGATCGGGGACCCCGGTGCCGTGCACCAGGTTCTTCCGGAAGCGGGAGCGTTTTCCATCGAGCCGGATGCCGGATCCGACGGCCCCCTCCACCGTGTCCCGCTCCAGGAGGAAACCCGAGCCCGATAGCCCGATCCCCTCGCCCCCGGGATAAAGGATGGCGCAATTACGAATCGTGATCCCTGTCGCGGAATCTATTTGGATACCGGGGCCCGCCGGGCCGAAGAACCGGAGGCCCTCGATGCGGATTCCCGCGGTCCCCATCCCTTCGAATCCGGTCGTACGCGTCGAAGCCTCGAAAACGTGGCCCGTCGCGCTGTCCCCGGGGGGAATGAAAAGGTAGAGGGTGCCGGAGGCCGGATCGGGGGCCCATTCCCATGCGGTATCCAAGGCGGCCGGGCAGCCGTTCAGGAAGAAGCCCTGGCCCGCGCGCAAAGGATAATTGGCCGGACGATCGGGACGATAGATGCCGGAATCCGCATAGCCTGCCAAGGCGCGCGCATCGAGGGAGAAGCGTTGGCTGCGGAGATGGAGCGCAGCGCCTTCCCAGCGGGAACCTGGCAGAGCGGGGGCCGGGAGGGGCGGGGCCCGGAAAGCCGAGTCGCCCAAGGGCGCGGCGATGGGGAGGTATCCGCGGTTCGGGTAGCGCGCGATAGGGAGCGGCTTCCCGTCGCGGAAGAGCTGCGTTACGGGACCGGGCGCGGGCGCGGCGAAGATGCGGCCGTGGACCTGGGCCCAGCCTTCCACCAGGGCGGTTCCGCTTACGACGGGCGAAGCGCCCCGGCCGTAGGCCCCGTATACGATAGGATGCCGCTCCGTTCCCGGCCGCGCGGCCCGCAGGACGCTCCGGAAGGTATCCCCGCGCCTCAGCAGCACGCTGTCGCCTGGCAAAAGCCCGGCGGAATCGAGCCGGGCCAGGCTGCGCCATGGCGAGTCGGCCCGGGCGGCCTGCATTTCCGAACGGGAATCATCGCCGTCGCCGGCGAGATGGTAGGCGACGGGCCCGCGCGCGACGGCGGCTCCGGACAGGATCAATGCGGCGGCTGCGCCGACCCGCGCCATCGCCAGGGATCGGCAGGCCGGCTCGCGCCTCACGCCGCGCCTATCCGGCTTGGCGGCGACTGCCGTTCCCGATACTGCAGCCATCCGAATAGCAACGCGGGTAGGATGACGGATTCGTAGGTGGGGAAGGAGCGGTGGGCGAAGCCTACCAGGAAGTGCATCAGGAACCACAGTACGATAAGGGCGGAGGCGCATTTGCGCCACGGATCGGTCTCGGCGCGGAAGCCGCGCAGGGCCGCGCCCGCGGCCATCAGGATGGCGGCCAGGTAGATCAGGAAGCCGAAGCCGCCGGTCTCGTACAGCAAGCGGAAGTATTCATGCTCGATGGTGGGGTGGCCGTCTTCGAGCAGGATTTTTCCCATCAACTGGTGCAGGAAATCCGAAGTACCCAGGCCATGCCCGAAAAGGGTGAAATTATCGATGACGCTGTAATGGAATTCTTGGAAGTGGATGAGGAGCCCTTGGTCCTTCCCCGAGATCGCGCCCCCGAGCCGCGCGGCGATGCCTTCGAAAGGGCCCGTCCCGTCTTTCTGGAACGCGAAGGCGGCGGCGAAGACGGCTCCGGCGAGGCCCAGCCAGGCCAGGGT is a window encoding:
- a CDS encoding NAD-dependent epimerase/dehydratase family protein, coding for MSIALITGSAGLIGSEAVRHFAAKGMQVVGIDNDMRKFFFGAEASTAWNRQRLEAEVKGYVHRDMDIRDTEGIRALLKSYGKDIKLIIHTAAQPSHDWAAGDPFSDFTVNANGTLNMLQAARENCPEAVFIFTSTNKVYGDLPNFLPLVEQEKRWEIDPSHRYRRGIAEDMSIDQSKHSLFGASKVAADVLVQEYGRYFGMHTAVFRGGCLTGPNHSGTALHGFLAYLMKCAATGSKYTIFGYKGKQVRDNIHSSDLIAAFDEVFRSPVSAEVFNIGGGRESNCSMVEAIDLCEQITGRKMNHSYSDDNRSGDHIWYISDLSKFKQRYPSWRIRYDVPRILKEIFEYNKDRWSVPA
- a CDS encoding glycosyltransferase family 4 protein, coding for MRLVQCLAAYGPAGHEYVLFSATLKPLPFEVANPKWKVIALSRASLFPRLGIEAALMYLAKLGFIRRLPVLPRYRAVDREKIDLMLYVKPSIQSFLWPYRSVFPVHDLQHLWQREFPEVSAGGEWSRREYMYRNAVPAAAAILADSDTGVEDVLRAYGPPRARVHALQHLAPTHFLPPVTPADLERTQAAYRLPPEYLFYGAVFWPHKNHARLLKAMRLLKDQKGFSVPLLLAGGPRFEYERLAALKDELGLGDQVRFLGYVPDEDMYPLYRQALALVMPTFFGPSNIPFLEAWANDCPVLTSNVPGLPEQVGDAGLVFDPRSEQSIADAIWKLYTDAEARGRMIASGRAKVAAWTPKEYAARLSGILDAAYRAAP
- a CDS encoding glycosyltransferase family 2 protein yields the protein MRLAPVALFVYNRLDHALRTLEALRANPLAAESELTIFSDGPKRESDLPKVQALRAALRDLRGFKRAVLVERESNLGLSRSIVGGVTDLVRAHGRVIVLEDDMVTSPHFLRYMNDGLELYRDDGQVASIAAYIFPVRRALPETFFLRGADCWGWATWARAWSHFDPDGPKLLAELRARKLTREFDLDGAYPYTRMLKRQIAGKNDSWAIRWYATAFLKGMLTLYPGVSMLNNIGNDGGGTHNPDTAVFDVEVADRRLRVERLPLAENLEGRRAVADYFRRTRRRPGVILRKILWKIRRG
- a CDS encoding right-handed parallel beta-helix repeat-containing protein, translating into MRREPACRSLAMARVGAAAALILSGAAVARGPVAYHLAGDGDDSRSEMQAARADSPWRSLARLDSAGLLPGDSVLLRRGDTFRSVLRAARPGTERHPIVYGAYGRGASPVVSGTALVEGWAQVHGRIFAAPAPGPVTQLFRDGKPLPIARYPNRGYLPIAAPLGDSAFRAPPLPAPALPGSRWEGAALHLRSQRFSLDARALAGYADSGIYRPDRPANYPLRAGQGFFLNGCPAALDTAWEWAPDPASGTLYLFIPPGDSATGHVFEASTRTTGFEGMGTAGIRIEGLRFFGPAGPGIQIDSATGITIRNCAILYPGGEGIGLSGSGFLLERDTVEGAVGSGIRLDGKRSRFRKNLVHGTGVPDRLGRAGFGGKCCRGNALEFYGDSVEAEGNLFIASAQCGIRFEGRYARIESNLVDSSCLLLDDAGGIYTWAGDYAKPGSTGSVIRGNSVLNTLGNAEGTGDASTSAIGIYLDDGTWGMEVSGNVVANADIGIFLHNTRNHKVTGNILFHNRDIQLYAKRDYIAEGDMYGNEARANVLCGALPGQRVREERIHGVSNPRALGAWAGNYQCGTDSAGITCALDGKIIWKGRTGQAPFLRLALAGKARAYSAGPRGLLERALPDGSPAAARLILPGAPDLLPPARAAARRGP